In one Brassica oleracea var. oleracea cultivar TO1000 chromosome C9, BOL, whole genome shotgun sequence genomic region, the following are encoded:
- the LOC106317853 gene encoding probable mediator of RNA polymerase II transcription subunit 15c: MASFNVHGPSLLGIQGQEVDQSQPLMLQRLNDTHPSSTSGGDDWPEETYQKIKALKEKYGLVLSTFYKSISDKLREIDSLPQHNMPVEWLKASKATLEGVLAFLNVCKSSVSEFHRDKLSLYEAKLLRFIEYHHLNVTRRAMKRQQQVHLPPSHTHQTRPRMEPEDENNTMSTAAQEHLPPEPITERPIDRLIKAFQSGSPESLAQSVSEMSSVISLSDMIAGLVHTIGGSRARLGEDLSERTRFRVQQGDRHPTKRFKRSVTAISSSKVNKIEPSYALLQEIIEINERLVETVVSICNEDVCPSKVTSGTVVVTCAYVPVALSATFKALYNSGHLSQIQPLRLLVPENYPYSPTILEKVIFDTASVHKYEDLSARARSRFSLSMKEAMSLKEIAKVWDECGRATMLEYAEGHGGGTFSSKYGRWESVLRAS, translated from the exons ATGGCTAGCTTTAATGTGCATGGACCAAGTTTGTTGGGTATTCAAGGCCAAGAGGTGGACCAGTCTCAACCATTGATGCTACAACGTTTGAATGATACACATCCATCTAGTACCAGTGGTGGTGATGACTGGCCGGAAGAGACCTATCAAAAG ATAAAGGCCCTCAAGGAGAAGTATGGACTTGTTCTGAGTACATTTTACAAATCAATATCTGATAAATTGCGGGAGATTGATTCTCTTCCTCAGCATAACATGCCGGTTGAATGGCTAAAGGCGAGCAAAGCGACGTTGGAAGGAGTTCTTGCGTTCTTAAATGTCTGTAAGAGCAGTGTATCAGAGTTTCACAGAGATAAGCTTAGTCTCTATGAGGCAAAGTTACTGAGGTTCATTGAGTATCATCACCTGAACGTGACTCGGAGGGCAATGAAGCGGCAGCAACAAGTTCATCTCCCTCCTTCTCATACCCATCAAACAAGGCCTAGGATGGAACCAGAAGATGAGAACAACACTATGTCCACAGCAGCTCAGGAGCATCTTCCACCAGAGCCAATCACAGAGCGGCCTATTGATCGTCTGATAAAAGCG TTTCAATCAGGATCACCTGAATCTTTGGCACAGTCAGTAAGTGAGATGAGTTCGGTCATCAGTTTGAGTGACATGATTGCTGGTTTGGTCCACACCATTGGAGGATCTAGAGCTCGTTTAGGGGAGGATTTGAGTGAGAGGACAAGGTTCCGTGTGCAACAAGGAGATAGACATCCTACCAAGAGATTCAAGCGCTCAGTTACTGCTATATCTTCCTCCAAGGTTAACAAGATTGAG CCTAGTTATGCTCTCTTGCAAGAAATCATTGAAATAAATGAGAGACTTGTGGAGACAGTAGTGAGTATATGCAATGAAGATGTTTGTCCAAGTAAAGTTACTTCAGGAACAGTCGTCGTCACGTGTGCTTATGTCCCTGTGGCTCTCAGTGCCACATTCAAAGCTCTTTACAATTCAGGACATCTC TCACAGATTCAGCCGTTGCGCTTACTAGTTCCTGAGAATTATCCATATTCCCCAACAATTCTAGAGAAAGTCATCTTTGATACCGCCAG TGTACACAAGTATGAGGATTTATCCGCGAGAGCTAGATCGAGGTTTAGTTTGTCTATGAAGGAAGCAATGTCACTTAAAGAAATAGCTAAAGTTTGGGATGAGTGCGGGAGAGCTACAATGCTTGAGTACGCTGAGGGGCATGGTGGAGGCACTTTCAGCTCCAAGTACGGTCGTTGGGAGTCTGTTCTAAGAGCTTCATGA
- the LOC106316146 gene encoding probable mediator of RNA polymerase II transcription subunit 15c, translating to MEGTSSWKPNEQGGDSLANDWRSQHEPDLRKKVIVAIVERLKICLSRQITDSINKTACTFEEKIYGIAKDKGDYLRKIHEKILAFERRIRTGTSANGANTPDPAQALNQGQSLPTSLTYAQTPTSQQWLSPSSIQSKLNIPESSGLPTQAPMTVSAAQNLNVQMGERVESSLGPGPQRQIQGRQQLLQKPQQQQLRSNTMYQHHGNQQQQSLLPHHRSSSLIKQSFPQSSALSSHQQKMAVPSQEHKQLERKHHISQMMNGKDTQLIHLTSPQNNGEKQRTSQQNNMASFNVHGSSLLGTKGQEVEKSQPLMLQRFQEAGSLHQSQNLADQQKQPYQLQKPTFQDSTSKTLNPSGGDWRDETYQKIKAFREKYIHILSELFQKLSYKLQEIDSLPQQNMMPSEPRVENLRAARAKLGQVLVFLNVSRSSVSEHHRDKFSAYGSLALKFTKHQREKEQQQVHLPPSQINQTSLQSQSGQVHASQTATPNTSQTRPRIEPKDVNKVMSSSGNVVVHSPKQNPPSNQREAVHSNISQDQSSMFQKKQFHHLPRQEQLLERQKQQQPSASSPQMQKNYSSPQLVEQQTLPTPINKTPAQEHPLVTLSSEPISERPIDRLIKAIQSSSPESLAQSVSEMSSVISLTDRLAGSVHTIGGSRARLGGDLSERTRFRVQQGGRHPTKRFKRSLTAMPSQTDSYKRLSVNKIEPSCALVQEIMEINGRFVETVVNICNEDVCPSEVTSGLTVVTCSYVPVALSATFKALYNSGHISQIQPLRLLVPDNYPCSPIIIEKILFDGVSDHKFEDLSARARSRFSLSIKEAMSLKEIAKVWDECARATMLEYAERHGGGTFSSKYGRWESVLRSS from the exons ATGGAGGGAACTTCTAGTTGGAAGCCTAACGAACAAGGCGGAGACTCTCTTGCTAATGATTGGAGATCGCAACATGAGCCTGATCTACGTAAGAAAGTTATTGTAGCAAT AGTGGAGAGGTTGAAGATATGTCTTTCTAGACAGATTACCGATAGTATTAACAAGACCGCTTGTACATTTGAAGAAAAGATTTATGGCATAGCCAAAGATAAG GGTGATTACTTGCGGAAAATCCACGAAAAGATACTTGCTTTCGAAAGAAGAATCAGAACTGGTACTTCAGCCAATGGAGCTAACACTCCAGATCCAG CTCAAGCTTTGAATCAAGGACAATCACTTCCCACCTCGTTGACATATGCACAGACTCCAACAAGCCAACAATGGTTATCTCCAAGCAGCATCCAGAGCAAGCTCAACATTCCTGAATCTTCTGGTTTGCCCACTCAGGCTCCTATGACCGTTTCTGCGGCTCAGAATCTAAACGTTCAAATGGGTGAAAGAGTTGAATCAAGTCTTGGTCCCGGTCCTCAAAGACAGATTCAAGGAAGGCAACAGCTTCTTCAAAAGCCTCAACAGCAGCAACTGAGATCCAACACCATGTACCAGCATCACGGGAATCAGCAGCAGCAAAGTTTGTTGCCTCATCATAGATCATCGTCTCTTATTAAGCAGTCTTTTCCTCAGTCTTCTGCTCTTTCTAGTCATCAACAGAAGATGGCTGTGCCGTCACAGGAACATAAACAGCTAGAACGGAAGCATCACATTAGTCAAATGATGAATGGTAAAGACACCCAGCTGATTCATCTAACATCACCACAAAACAATGGGGAGAAACAACGAACCTCCCAGCAGAACAATATGGCTAGCTTTAATGTGCATGGATCAAGTTTGTTGGGTACTAAAGGCCAAGAGGTGGAGAAGTCTCAACCATTGATGCTGCAAAGGTTTCAGGAAGCAGGTTCTTTGCACCAAAGCCAGAACCTAGCAGACCAACAGAAACAGCCATATCAACTGCAGAAACCTA CTTTTCAAGATTCTACAAGCAAGACGTTAAACCCTAGTGGTGGTGACTGGCGAGATGAGACCTATCAGAAG ATAAAAGCTTTTAGGGAGAAGTATATACATATTCTGAGTGAATTGTTCCAAAAACTATCTTATAAATTGCAAGAG ATTGATTCTCTTCCTCAACAGAACATGATGCCATCTGAGCCGCGGGTTGAAAATCTAAGGGCGGCCAGAGCGAAGTTGGGCCAAGTTCTTGTGTTCTTAAATGTCAGTAGGAGCAGTGTATCAGAGCATCACAGAGATAAGTTTAGTGCATATGGGTCACTTGCATTGAAATTCACCAAGCATCAGAGGGAAAAGGAGCAGCAACAAGTGCATCTCCCTCCTTCTCAGATCAATCAAACATCATTACAATCCCAAAGTGGTCAAGTCCATGCGTCGCAAACAGCAACGCCTAATACCTCGCAGACAAGGCCTAGGATAGAACCAAAAGATGTGAACAAGGTTATGTCCTCATCAGGAAATGTCGTGGTGCATTCTCCTAAACAGAATCCTCCAAGTAATCAACGGGAGGCTGTACACTCTAATATCAGCCAGGATCAGTCTAGTATGTTTCAGAAGAAGCAGTTTCATCATCTCCCTAGGCAAGAACAGCTGTTGGAGAGGCAGAAGCAGCAACAACCGTCAGCTTCATCCCCTCAGATGCAGAAGAACTACTCTTCTCCTCAGTTAGTGGAGCAGCAGACTCTTCCTACACCAATTAACAAAACACCAGCTCAGGAGCATCCTCTGGTTACTCTTTCTTCTGAACCAATCTCAGAGCGGCCTATTGATCGTCTGATAAAAGCT ATTCAATCATCGTCACCAGAATCTTTGGCACAATCAGTAAGTGAGATGAGCTCGGTCATCAGCTTAACTGACAGGCTTGCTGGTTCAGTCCACACCATTGGAGGATCTAGAGCTCGTTTAGGGGGGGATTTGAGTGAGAGGACACGGTTCCGTGTGCAACAAGGAGGTAGACATCCTACCAAGAGATTTAAGCGCTCACTCACCGCTATGCCATCACAAACTGATAGCTACAAACGGCTCAGTGTTAACAAGATTGAG CCTAGTTGTGCCCTAGTGCAAGAAATCATGGAAATAAATGGGAGATTTGTAGAGACTGTGGTAAACATATGTAATGAAGATGTTTGTCCGAGTGAAGTTACTTCAGGATTAACAGTCGTCACGTGCTCTTATGTCCCTGTGGCTCTTAGTGCCACATTCAAAGCTCTTTACAATTCAGGACATATC TCACAGATTCAGCCCTTACGTTTACTAGTTCCAGATAATTACCCATGTTCCCCAATAATTATAGAGAAAATCCTCTTTGACGGCGTCAG TGATCACAAGTTTGAGGATTTATCGGCGAGAGCTAGATCGAGGTTTAGTTTGTCTATAAAGGAAGCAATGTCACTTAAAGAAATAGCTAAAGTTTGGGATGAGTGTGCGAGGGCTACAATGCTTGAGTACGCTGAACGGCATGGTGGTGGCACTTTCAGCTCCAAGTACGGTCGTTGGGAGTCTGTTCTAAGATCTTCATGA